AAAGAATGTGGCTGTCCAGATAAAGAATGTCTGTCCCGGCCCCAGCCCGTGCTGCAAGTGGTAACTCACCTAGCCGCCTTCCACCTGGGCTCCCGACCACCCTGCAGCCCCGCCAGCGGCTTCTGGCCTCCCCTCTGCCTCGGATAGGGTTAGGGCCTGAGGCAAATAAATGCAAGGCCTTCAATTCTCAAAGAAACGCGCAgtgcatttttctttatttctgggaACTTGCACCCAGGTATCTGTCAGGCCTGCTGTGAGGGATTCTACACGGAGAGAAGGTGGAGCCTTCGCAGGTGGAGAAAGGGGCCGCAGAAGGGGGGCTGGAAGTGGAGGGCAACGTGGGGGCGGGGCGGGTATCGCAGAAGGTGCCCCTGGAGGGTCCCGGAGTTGATGTCCGAATCATGCAGGTCACTTGTTTCAGAGAAACTTTATTTGCTTCTTAGGCCCCGCTAGGAGCATCGGCTGTTACAGGACCTGGAGAAAGGCCCCCAGCTCTACTCTGAGAGGACGTGCTCCTCCATGCTCCTCCGCAAATGCTGCCCCTCTTCCCCAGCCCGGGGCTCAGCTCTTCCGTGTGTTTGGGCCGTTCCAACTCCCGTCTCCCCACCTCTCCGCATGGCCCTCGCGCCTTGAGACTGGGCAGGGCAGGCTGACGGAGGGGCCGGGAGGGGTGGCGTCCGCCCAGGCTAATGTGTCCGTCGGTGGGGGTCCCCTTGTCTTCGCAGAGGTGTAAGGACAAGTTGAACGCTTTGGCCATTTCGGTGATGAACCAGTGGCCAGGAGTGAAACTGCGGGTGACCGAGGGCTGGGACGAGGATGGCCACCACTCAGAGGAGTCTCTGCACTACGAGGGCCGCGCAGTGGACATCACCACGTCCGACCGCGACCGCAGCAAGTACGGCATGCTGGCCCGCCTGGCGGTGGAGGCCGGCTTCGACTGGGTGTACTACGAGTCCAAGGCGCACATCCACTGCTCGGTGAAAGCAGGTAAGCTGGCCCTGGACCCCCGATCCGCCCCCACGGAAGGCCACTGGCAGACCCCCGGCTTAATTCAAGGGAAAAAGAAACCTGGGGGGAGGCTGAGGGCCAGGAGCAGGGGCACTGGGCGATGACTGCGTTTCCGCGGTGGGAACCTGCCCTGTGAGGTGCCGGCCCCTCGAACTCACCCCTACCTTTGAGGCCACAGAGCCCAGGGTTCTCCATGACCCGAGGTGGGGTCCTGTGGCTTCCTGCCCGCTTCTGGAGCCCGCACTGCAGGGGGGTGGGAAAGCgtgactgggggaggggcgctaGCCCCTTCCAGGCGAGGGAAGGCAGCACTGCGCGGTTAGCCAGGTCTGGGCGAGCTCCTTCCTCTCGTTTAGGGCTTAAGAACCAACTGCCCCCACCGGCTGTCCCAAGCGCAGGGGCGTCTGTCCTGCCCCGGAGCCCGCGTCCTGGCTCCTCCCGGCCGGGCGCCCGTGGATCCTAAGCTGCCTTCGCTCACTCGCTGAGCCTTTGGGGATAGGCGTGGTGGGCGGCAGTAAACCCAGGGGTAACCACCTCCAGCTTCTGGAGGCCGCGCGCCCGAAGCCTGCGTTCCTATTGGGAGCCGGGCTGGGACGCCCTGGGCGGCGGGCAAGTCCCGGAAAGCCGGCCCGAGTCGGCGTGAGGCTGCCTTCTCTGGGCCTGCAACGCCACACGCTGTTGCTGGCGAGGAACAGCGGTAGAGGAGGCGCCATCGCGCGCACGCGAACCTCCGGCCTGGGGCTGTGTGCACAACGCTCTCCTCCGCCCGCATACATCGGCACGTTTAGCAAAGCCGTTCACGGTGAATTTCGGGGAAACTCTGCCTTCCTCACCCCCCTTCCAGGTTTCCCTACTTGTCTCCTAAATTCCAAGTTAATGGCAATATGTTAGTAGGAAAACACTTTAAAGGTGTCAAGGCACACTTGTAGGTAAAGGCAAGCGTGGCTTCTTGTCCCCACAGAAAGCAAAGGCGTGGAGCGGGGGCGGCAGGGGCGGGTGTGCGGCCCGGAGAGCTCCCGGCCGCAGGGAGGCAGGAGGCGGCACCCCCACCTCGCGGCCTCGGCGGCGGCCCCTGGGCCCAGGGCGCTCCCTGAGCAAAACCTCCTCCCCGGCTCCCTGCCCTCGGGGTCCCCCTAGCGGGGGTCTCCGGAGGCCTCCTCCCAAGTGAGCAGCGCTAATCCATCCGCCGGATCGCGCCGGGAGAGCAGAGCCGCGGCGCGGGAGCCGCTCATTGGCATTCTGCGCACACGGGCGGGGGCGCGGGGCGCAGCGTGTCAAGCCGGGCCGTGCGACTCGACGACTCGGGCTAGCCAGCGCCCGGGGTCGCATTCCGGGGAGCTACGGAGGGCCTCCAACGGCCAGCCCCGCACTTCATGCCGGAGAAACCGATGAGAAGATTAAAAgccccctgtaattccagcaggaAGATTCTTTCTGGCAATCTCTATTTGCAAAAAGCATGATCCCAGAGATTGGAATGCAAAGAAGACGGCCCTCCCCGCCCTCCTCCCCGGCCCCCTGCGCTCCGCCCCAACTTCAATTATTGTCCTCGGGACAGTGAGCCTCAGAGAGCGACAGAGGGCTCGAGAAAGCGGGTAGTCAAGGGGCCTTGAGACTCGGAGCTTCCAGCGCTCCGAACAGGCCCCgccatttaaaattcaaatacacATCTTGAGTGCTTGGAAGAGAGGCCTGGCTGTGCAAATAGTGCTTGTGAATTGCACACGGGGGGGTTTGCACCTGAGCAAATAGGGAGGGGGGGGCCCGAGAGCTGGGGAGAGAGTGAGCTGAGAAAAGGGAGGGGAGAAAATGGAAGTGTCCGCTTCCAAGAGTGTCTCCTGTTTATCCCAGAAATCACAATGACAATGCTGGGCCCTTTATTGGATTTTAATTAGAAAATCCACACAAGCCTCGGATTTTCACACCTCGGCCAATCTCTGGAATGTTTGTCCAGTTGCTACAACTACTGCAGCTATTTTTCactccccgcccccgcccctccGCAGGCCCACGCCGAGGCGCGGCAGGGTGCTGAGGGCTGGCGGGTCGGCGGGCCAGGGGTTTCCGCCGCGCAGCCCGGGTGCTGAGCGCGCGAGCAGGCGCCGCGCCCCGCGCCGGGGCGGGAGGGAAGGAGGGTGCGCCCGGCGCCCGCGGGATCTCAAGGAGGCTTCCAGAGGAATCCAAGTGCAGAGCAAACACCCTCTGGATGGATTCGCGGCGAGGCGGGGGTGTGTGcggagctgggggtggggttggAGGAAGGCGGAAGGAAGGAGTGTCACCGGCCTCTGCAGGAAACGCCAGCCAACCTCTGTCACCGCCAGCGCAGACTTAGAGAATTGTTAAGGAATGTGCCTGCGTCGGAATCCTGTCCCTGGGgcggtggggttgggggagggaggtcTGTGCGGGACCCCTGGAATCAATCGCCCCGCCCAGCGCTGAGCGCATCCCTAGCCTAGGCGCGCGGGCACCAAGCGTGCGCCCTCCTCCCCGAGACGCGCCTCCCTCTCGGAACTCAATGCCctgtcctctcttctctcccttcttctcacCCGCAGAGAACTCGGTGGCGGCCAAATCGGGCGGCTGCTTCCCGGGCTCGGCCACTGTGCACCTGGAGCAGGGCGGCACCAAGCTGGTAAAGGACCTGCGCCCCGGGGACCGCGTGCTGGCGGCGGACGACCAGGGCCGGCTACTCTACAGCGACTTCCTCACTTTCCTGGACCGCGACGACGGCGCCAAGAAGGTCTTCTATGTGATCGAGACCCGGGAGCCGCGCGAGCGCCTGCTGCTCACCGCCGCGCACCTGCTCTTCGTGGCGCCGCACAACGACTCTGCCGCCGCGGAGCCCGAGGCGTTCTCAGGCGCGGGGCCGCCTTTCGAAGGCGCACTGGGGCATCGGGCGCTGTTCGCCAGCCGCGTGCGCCCGGGCCAGCGCGTGTATGTGGTGGCCGAGCGCGACGGGGACCGCCGGCTCCTGCCCGCCGCTGTACACAGCGTGACCCTACGCGAGGAGGCCGCGGGCGCCTACGCGCCGCTCACGGCCCAGGGCACCATCCTCATCAACCGGGTGCTGGCCTCGTGCTACGCCGTCATCGAGGAGCACGGCTGGGCGCACCGGGCCTTCGCGCCTTTCCGCCTGGCGCACGCGCTCCTGGCTGCACTGGCGCCCGCGCGCACGGACCGCGGCGGGGACAGCGGCGGTGGGGACCGCGGGGGCGGCGGCAGCCGAGTACCCCCGCCTGCGCCAGGTGCAGCCGACGCTACGGGTGCGGGGGCCACCGCGGGCATCCACTGGTACTCGCAGCTGCTCTACCAAATAGGCACCTGGCTCCTGGACAGCGAGGCCCTGCACCCGCTGGGCATGGCGGTCAAGTCCAGCTGAAGCTGGGGGGCCCGGGGAGGGGCGCgggagggggcggggcagggcagCAACAGCAACGCAAAGCAAAAAGACACTCGGAAAAGGCGCACGAACCAGACTgagttattataataataataataataataaagtaggaCAGTCCAAAGTAGACTCTAAGGAAACAAGGACCCCGGgaagttttgttgttgtgtttagttgatatataatttttgaattttttggttattgttttattttggttattttttcctcctctcctggCTATTTATTTGGTATGAatagatgttttaaataatatgaacCGGACCTTCAAGAGCCTTAAATAGTTTGTTTCTTGGATAATTTATTATGATCATGTGAACTGTACTCACGGGGGAAAGATTATTTTGTGAGGCCAAGCAACCTGCTCAGAGTCTATTTTTCTACATGTCCCTCGTCCCGGCTGTCAGAAAGCAAACCTCTGTCCCTGCCATCCCTCCCTTCCATCTCCTGCTTCTCAGCAAGTGCAAACTCAAACGTGCTTCATGGGGGTccacaaattatatttttatacacagAATTGTAAATTAGATTTTTTGAGAGATCAATACTTAACtgaattacatttcatttttgaaatagtgtaaaatatgaaaatatattattttaatttaactaGTTTCCGATGTAACAGCCATCTCCTCTGTTGTCTTTATGGTTTCATATTCCCTTTGTATTCACCATTTTGCCACATTCTTGGAAGCCAAGActgttacacacacacaacacacactttgctttgctttgctttttttttctttttctttttcttttctttttctttttctttttttttttttttttttttgacaaactGGAAGAACTCTGTTATTTTTAACTTCAAagaatttattagaaaataatattttttaaaagcgcACATAGTGATGAGCCCATGAGGATGGAGCCTGCAGTTTgtacagagaaaacaaaaggatGTTTTTGCATTAATAAATTGAGAAATAACTgctgtaaatttactaaaatgtatttttgaatattttgtaatagttttatagaaataaaatgtgccATGCACAGACCGCTTAGTATCTAATAACTAAGAATCCCCGTTGcagccctttttctttttctttttctttttttttggcttctttgCTTGGGAAACCCAGTGCTCACAGGCGCTCCCAATATTCTATTTAGATGTGTTGCTTATACTGTGAACTCAGACTGACTGACTTAGGTAACCAAAGTAGGCACACAAACCAACTTCTTTCTTCTCATGGCTGGAGAAACCTCAGCTCTGTTTGTATTTATTGTGTGACGCTCTTCCTACGCTCCCAAAGGTTGGGGGTGCCACCCGTGGGGACTGTGCTGTCCCCCTAACCCCACCCCTTAACTAGCAAAGCCTAATGTGTAAGCCCAGAGGGGGTGGCCTGGAGACGGCCACCGAGAACCTTCTCCTAGGACTCCTGTGTGTGGTTGCTGGGCAGACCCCTGGCCTGACCCTGTTCGTGCTGTCTGTGATCCGTAGGGAGGAGGCCCATTGCTGCTTTCTGAGGTCCTGTTGTGCCCCTTCCAGAAAGCATCCTTAGAAGACAGGACCAGGTTTGATCTTCTCTGAAGCTCTATCCTCTTTTCTTGAGGGTCCCCTTAAATCCGAGTGGCAAGCCCACAGTGGCATGGGCCAGTCGCTGGAATGTCGGGGCTGCTGTTGAGGTGCCTCAGGCTAAGCTGGTTGTCTGTGTGACATGGCGGTCAGGCGTGGACTTTGATCCCTGTTGAGTGAGCATGCTGCTGTGGGTGCTGGGCTGGGGAAGGTCCTTCCATGCTTCATGCTGCCTTGGAGGCCAAGAGGGTCTCTGCCCTTGGCGGTTGTCAGGGTCCCAGGTGGAGGACTACTACCAGTTTTTTGGCTTACAGAAGATGTTTGCCATGCTTTGTGCTTTGGGCTAAATTATCTGAGCAGGCTGAGCCTTGGAAGGGTGGCGCTGTGTGAGCTCGGGGCCTCCTAGCAGCTGGAGCCTGTGTGGAAGGTGGTCCAGGCTTAGGGAGTGGGAGTGAACAGACTTCAGCCCCACCTGGCAGGGGCTCGCTCCTGAGGCTGGGACCAGTCCCTGAAGGTTTGCTCTGCTGAGGGTCTGCCCTTGAGTGGCCTTCCGGGGAGGCCGTGTGCCCAGGTGGATGGCACAGGGCCTCTGGAGCCTCCACAGGGCCGGGCCCTCTGTGCAGGAGCAGTCCTCAGCCATTTTCTGTAAAAGACTTTTCTTTGGTGTTCTAGATGGTCAGCAGGTTCCAGGCTGATGTTTACAATCTCGGAGGAAGTGTGATGGTTTCTGTTCTTTTGACAGTTCGGTATAATTTCAAGTCAGTCAAAAGTTAACCCAGAAGCACTGGGCACAGCAGCTCCTCTGGCTGTGTTGACAGACCTGGCGATGTGGCCGTGCGGCCCAGATGGTCAGAGAGAAGCCAGTCATTGACCAAGCCCCAAGGTGCCTGAGGCCACAGTGCAGCTCTGCTGGTGACCGGAGCACCTTGGAGCAGACCCTCACCCAGATGGGAAATCCTGACTCCTGGGTGGCACTGCCTCCTGGACAGGCCCGGTGGCAGTGTCCATGCTGCTGGGTGCTGTCCCCAGCCCTCCTGGTCTGTCTTCTTAAGATCCGCCCActgctttatatttaaaattctctttttcacaGGCAAGGAAAGGAAACCACTGCTTAGAGAAACTAGGTACAGGGCATCAAGAGGGTGCAGCCCAGCCCCGCCAGGACGAGGGGCCCACTTCGCATTCAGGGTTGACGGAGCCAAGAGTTTGTGCAAAATGTACGCTTGGTGGTTGCTGCCAGCCTCCCTCATGACTAAATGCATATCTATTCCTGTCAAAACGTGTATCAGAATGTACTTGAAACTGTTATCTTTGTGCTCTATTGTTtgaataattaaagaaattacaGAGACTCTCTTCAGTGTCTGTGATGTGGCAGAACCCGCTCCCAAACTGTCAGCTGTGTTTCTCATCGTCTTCCACGAGGTAGTGCTGGGAATGTGAAGGAAATTCTCATTGAGCGTGTACACTCCGTTCTCTCAATGGGTGGGATTGGTCAGGCTTTGGGACTTTTTACCGGTCCTAGGAGGCAGGCACGTGACGCCACTGTCTGAGGGAGTTGACAGAGCTGTCAGCATCACACCCACAGGGGAAACATGGGGCAGACATGCAGGGAATGCTGGTCAGTTGCAAGATTTGGCAAGAAAGCAGCAGAGCACCTGCCGGGGAGGCAAGCGGGCCTGCAGGGAGCCAGCCCTTCCTCAGTGCGGCCGCTCTGGCTTTCCGGATGGTGATCCACTccaggaggctgggaagcccaggaAGTGACTTCCGTGTGACTTCTTGAAAAGGAGTCACAAAACCCTTCGTGAACCCTGCCGTTTCTGGGCACTCCCTGGGATTTATGTTCCAGGACAGAGCTAGGCAAATTTTGGCCTCTGGGACAAATCTGGTCTGAGGCCTGTTTTCACATAGCCCCTGGGCTGAgactgtttttacattttttaatgtttaaaaacaaaaaatctaacgAAGACTGCTATTCCTCGACGTGACAATTCCGTGAAAcccaaatttcagtgtccatccataaagttttattgaaacacacccacactcactcacgTATTGTCTGAAGTAGCTTCTCCACTAGCCCAGAGGAAAGCAACAGAAACCACCCATCCCGCACAGCCTGGTGTTTACTCTCTGGCTCTCTGCCCAAGTTTGCCAACCCTCTTTCTAGGATTTTGGATTGAAATCAAGCTTGGCATaggggctgggggctgaggaCAGGAGTTGGAACACAGTGGCCTGTCTACCATCACAGTGTATTTCTCAATTAGAATTCAGTTAGAATTGCCCACCCACTCCTGCTTCTTCCTGAGAGCCATAGGGGCCTCAGGAGGTTAACAAGTCCAGGAAGACCCCGGGGGCAGCCACGTCTGCCTGGCAGGGCAACAGCACCCTTCGATGCTGATCAAGTGTGTGCGAGGCACACCCTGTGCAGGAGAGGCGGGGCCCAGACACAGCCCGCGGAATCCCCAGAGCAGTTAGCAGAAGCCGCACGGGTGTTACTCTTCTCATCCGTGCAGATCACACCATAGTGAGAAAACAGTAAGTCTGGATTTGgagatgctttcttttttttttttttttttttttttttttggctgagcttaattttctcaaattaagaacaaaattttttttcacatttcactCTATAAACAAGCACTGGGTCCTCTTAGTGAAGAGGGAGGCATGAAAGTGGTATGGAGGGTTGCATTTTAATGGCTATCTTTGGTTTGGAAATGAGGGTAGCTGTGTTTTCAGATGGGGTAAAGAGGTTGAAAAAAGAGGGTTGAACATCGGAAAACTGAAGATAGAGTAGAAGACAGATTACGCcagaaatcaaaggaaaaaacTCTCCCCACACAGAATTGATGCCTGGATGGAATCCTCCATCCCAGGTGAGGGCCCAAGCGTTTGCTTCCGGGGAAAGTGGACAGCAAAGCCCATTGCACCTGGGAAAGCTCTTTCCTCCAGATCTGAGGTTAACGTAAGGATTTGCCTTAGAACCCTGCAACCTAAAGACAGCAAAATAAACCCACTGCCTCTGCGAGGAGCGTGAAGGCCCCACCCCTTGAGCGTCTGTTCACCCCATGGCTTAGGTCTCAGAATCCCAGCTGAAGGCCTCTGGCCAGAACTCTGCGCTCTCATGGCCCAGGCGGCCCTCTAGCAGGCAGGCCCCACCGGCCAGGAGCCTCCACAGAGGAATGGGACGGTAGAGAGGACAGTGTGGGCCCTACCATTTCAGAAAGAGGGTCAGAGTTTCTGCgcagcctgggaggtcaaggcacgGTTGAGCCTGCCCGTGTTTACTCCACCGCACCCCATTCTTAGGGCTGCTGTTCTTCTTACTATTCTGTGAGTGGCAAGGGACAGCACAATCTTCCCTCCCGTGCCTGGGGCCTCAGAGGGTGAGCCTTGGCCCAGTGTCCAGGACCCACCTCCCAAAGATTCCGACTGGGGCACTGTCCTGGGCCTGGCTCCCCCAGGGCCGAGCTGCAGAGCGACCAGCACCACCTGGGAGAGAAGCAGCCGCCCCTCCTGGGCGTGCCCTGGAGCCCATCCACGGTTTGGATCTGCACCGAACACCAGCAGACTGCAGCAGGATGCTCCTACAGTTCCAACTCGGCTTCCGAGGGATGCAGGCTGGTGCTCTCCTCCTCTCCAGCCCTGGTCAAGCCAGGGCTCCCGGTAGTCTTTCAGCCCCCACAGCCTCCGCGTGTAAAAGGCACTGGCAGCACAGCGTGGGTGTCTGGGGACTTTACCTACTCATGTCCGggctctctcctctccctgcacCTCCATGCTCTCTCCAGAATTGCGGGGTGCTGGGTGCAGATGGCACCTGCCATTGGACCAGCTCCTGGCTTCTTCTCCAGAAGTGTCCCGGGTCTGGGGGGAGCAGGGGTCCGGGGCTGTGGGGAGCCGTGGGCCCTGGACTTGGGGGAGCTAGGGTCCCAGGGCTGTGAGGAGGTGCTGATTGGAGGGCCCGGGCTATGGGGAGCCGTGGGTCCCAGACCTGTGGGGAGCCGAGGACTTGGAACCCGGTCGTGGGGGAAGCCGGGGTCCCGGGGCTGGGGAGAGCTGGGGTCCCGGGCTGGAAGGAGCCGTGGACTTGGGGCCTGGGGCTGAAGGGAGCCGTGGACCCGGGGCTGGGAGGAGCCAGGGTCCCGGGCCTGGAGGGATCCGTGGACTTGGggcctggggttggggagagCCACGGGTCGGGGGCTGGGAGGAGCTAAGGTCCAGGGGCTGGGGGGAACCGGGATCCCGAGGCTGGAAGCAGCCGTGGACTTGGGGCCGGGGGCTGGAGGAAACCGTGGACCCAGGGCTGGGGGGAGCCGTGAACTTGGGGCCTGGGGCTGAGGGGAGCCACGGGTCGGAGGCTGCGGGGAACCGAGGTCTGGGGGCTGGGGAAATCTGGGGTCCCGGGGCTGTGGGGAGCCGGGGTCCTGGGGCTGGAGGGAACCGTGAACTTGGGGGCTTGGGGCTTGGGGGAGCCGCGGGTCGGGGCCTGGGGGGAGCCGGAGTCCGTGGGCTGGGGGGAGCCGTGGACTCGGGGATGCGAGGAGCCGGAGTCCGGGGCTGGAGGGAGCCTGGGACTTGGGTCCCGGGGCTGGAGGGATCCGTGGACTTGGGGCCTGGGGTTGGGGAGAACCACGGGTCGGGGGCTGGGAGGAGCTAAGGTCCAGGGGCTGGGGGGAACCGGGATCCCGAGGCTGGAAGGAGCCGTGGACTTGGGGCCCGGGGCTGGGGGGAGCCGTGAACTTGGGGGCTTGGGGCTTGGGGGAGCCGCGGGTCGGGGGCTGGGGGGAGCCGGGGTCCGTGGGCTGGGGGGAGCCGTGGACTCGGGGATGCGGGGAGCCGGGGTCCGGGGCTGGAGGGAGCCTGGGACTTGGGGCTCGGGGCTGGAGGAAACCGTGGACCCGGGGCTGGGGGGAGCCGTGAACTTGGGGCCTGGGGCTGAGCGGAGCCACGGGTCGGAGGCTGCGGGGAACCGAGGTCTGGGGGCTGGGGGAAT
The nucleotide sequence above comes from Macaca nemestrina isolate mMacNem1 chromosome 4, mMacNem.hap1, whole genome shotgun sequence. Encoded proteins:
- the LOC105474965 gene encoding sonic hedgehog protein gives rise to the protein MGEMLLLARCLLLVLVSSLLVCSGLACGPGRGFGKRRHPKKLTPLAYKQFIPNVAEKTLGASGRYEGKISRNSERFKELTPNYNPDIIFKDEENTGADRLMTQRCKDKLNALAISVMNQWPGVKLRVTEGWDEDGHHSEESLHYEGRAVDITTSDRDRSKYGMLARLAVEAGFDWVYYESKAHIHCSVKAENSVAAKSGGCFPGSATVHLEQGGTKLVKDLRPGDRVLAADDQGRLLYSDFLTFLDRDDGAKKVFYVIETREPRERLLLTAAHLLFVAPHNDSAAAEPEAFSGAGPPFEGALGHRALFASRVRPGQRVYVVAERDGDRRLLPAAVHSVTLREEAAGAYAPLTAQGTILINRVLASCYAVIEEHGWAHRAFAPFRLAHALLAALAPARTDRGGDSGGGDRGGGGSRVPPPAPGAADATGAGATAGIHWYSQLLYQIGTWLLDSEALHPLGMAVKSS